In a single window of the Melissococcus plutonius ATCC 35311 genome:
- a CDS encoding ribose-phosphate diphosphokinase has product MSKHYFDPRLKIFSLNSNRPLAEKIANAVGVELGKSSVNQFSDGEIQINIEESIRGSHVYLVQSTSSPVNDNLMELLIMIDALKRASAKTINVVMPYYGYARQDRKARSREPITAKLVANMLEKAGTTRMLTLDLHAVQIQGFFDIPVDHLMGAPLIADYFLEREIQGDDVVVVSPDHGGVTRARKLAEYLKSPIAIIDKRRPKANVAEVMNIIGQVEDKVCVLIDDMIDTAGTITLAANALKEAGAKEVYASCTHPVLSGPALQRIEDSAIKRLVVTDSIYLSDDRKIGKIDEISVSELIGDAIKRIHENKPVSPLFEIRYR; this is encoded by the coding sequence ATGTCGAAACATTATTTTGATCCGAGGTTGAAAATTTTTTCTCTTAATTCAAATCGTCCATTAGCCGAAAAGATTGCTAATGCCGTAGGTGTAGAACTTGGAAAATCATCAGTTAATCAGTTTAGTGATGGAGAAATTCAAATTAATATTGAAGAAAGTATTCGTGGGTCACATGTATATCTGGTCCAATCAACAAGTAGCCCGGTAAATGATAATTTGATGGAATTACTCATTATGATTGATGCTTTAAAGCGTGCTAGTGCAAAAACAATTAATGTTGTTATGCCTTATTATGGTTATGCACGTCAAGATCGAAAAGCTCGGTCTCGTGAACCAATTACAGCTAAATTGGTTGCAAACATGCTTGAAAAAGCTGGAACAACCCGTATGTTAACGTTAGATCTCCATGCTGTTCAAATTCAAGGTTTCTTTGATATTCCTGTGGATCATTTAATGGGCGCACCATTAATTGCCGATTACTTTTTGGAACGTGAGATTCAAGGAGACGATGTTGTAGTTGTTTCTCCAGACCATGGCGGGGTAACACGTGCCCGCAAATTGGCTGAATATCTTAAATCACCAATTGCTATTATTGATAAACGTCGACCAAAAGCCAATGTTGCTGAAGTCATGAATATTATTGGACAAGTGGAAGACAAGGTTTGTGTATTGATTGATGATATGATTGACACAGCGGGTACAATTACTTTAGCAGCAAATGCTCTGAAGGAAGCTGGAGCAAAAGAAGTATATGCCTCTTGTACGCACCCAGTTTTATCCGGACCTGCTTTGCAACGGATTGAAGATTCTGCGATTAAACGATTGGTTGTTACAGATTCTATTTATCTATCAGATGATAGAAAAATCGGAAAGATTGATGAAATTAGCGTAAGTGAATTAATCGGGGATGCAATCAAACGAATTCATGAAAATAAACCGGTTAGTCCACTATTTGAAATAAGATATCGTTAA
- a CDS encoding GNAT family N-acetyltransferase — MNYYTKQLKELTSEQFYRIAQLRISVFVVEQNCPYQEIDTLDEIAWHIWLEDEKDNIVGYTRVINYEDYASFGRVLIAPTYRNSGLGKSLVAHTISFINEKYPNQPIVISGQAYLKMFYESFGFQAISDRYLEDNIPHIKMRKVFSSDK, encoded by the coding sequence ATGAATTATTATACAAAACAATTAAAAGAATTAACCAGTGAACAATTTTACAGAATAGCTCAATTGAGAATTAGTGTTTTTGTTGTGGAACAAAACTGTCCTTATCAAGAGATCGATACACTTGATGAAATTGCCTGGCATATCTGGTTAGAAGATGAAAAAGATAATATTGTTGGTTATACAAGAGTGATAAATTATGAAGATTATGCTAGCTTTGGCAGAGTTCTCATTGCCCCTACCTATCGAAATAGCGGATTAGGAAAATCTCTAGTTGCACATACAATTTCATTTATCAACGAAAAATATCCCAATCAGCCCATTGTAATCAGCGGACAAGCTTACTTGAAGATGTTTTATGAATCCTTCGGATTTCAAGCAATTTCTGATCGTTACTTAGAAGATAATATTCCACATATAAAGATGCGAAAAGTATTTAGCAGTGATAAATAA